tttaaataataaaaaaaaacaaaaaataaaaaaaaaatataaatttgaaaatctcctatACATAGctgtaaggctatagccttagcgttgtttgttttattttgctcggTTAACTCTTGTAATACTAAAAACTCTTGTAatactaaaatttaaaaaaaaattgataaaataggtaaaataatcaattaaagGAAGGATAAATtcgtatgaaaaatattaattaaaacacgTGAAATGAAGTTTAGAAGAAAGGTAACtacagaaaaatgaaaagaaaatggaaaataaataaattgttgaaaaCCGACGAATTAAAAATGCGAGAtataaaaccattttaaaataactgtataaaatattaatgaacAGATTCAAAACCATAGTTAAAGATTTAATAATTACAGCTGTATCAAAACAACAGTTTAGAACCAATAGAACTTTTCAAAACCCACTGATCAAACAACGATggtaaactaaaaacattgtCAACCCCCAAAGTAAGCTTCCTCTTGGAgtattacaaaaatataacaaacaaaaaccgcttaacaaaatttacattaaCTTGACACTATGTCAACAATCCACATCAAATCACTTCCTATCCgtgattttgccattttggtAATGAACATCACACCATAACAGctactttttcgcaaaaacttCTGCTACAAAATGCAAATGGGCAGGCAATAGATGCAATGTAtgttttcacacaaacacacacacacgaaaaaaaaaacccaaaaacccattggAAGTTAACACAATGCGTGGCGCAACGAGCTTGTTGTTGTGTATGCAAATCCGTTGCATCGCTTCCAGCTATATATGTATAGCTCACGCTAACAAACCGAAAACTTTTTGTAACCAAAAAAGTCCtccccacaaacacacacacacaaaaagggaTAAGatagggaagcaaaaaaaaatccatttgctAAGTTACCTTGTTGACACACGCCTCCGAGAAAGAGTAAAATGCTTTTCGATACCTTTTCCGCTTTATAATTGCATTTGGCGCCATCGTTTCCGTCTCCCGGATGGGATCGATGCGTCGACGATATGTTTGCTGGGACGGTCTTGTTATGGCAATTGTGTACCGTGGATCCCAcggcagcaccagcagcagcagcacaaggAACGAGCTGACGACAATCCACCGGATATAGCCAGTGGCATATTTTCCATCGCCGTCGAGATGAACCGGCACCATTCGTGGCACTGTGTTAGGGATACCGAAAATAGTGAAACCATAAGCAAGGAAGCTGACTGTTATTCGACATGTGCACTGCTGAAATGGAAACAGGACAAGGACAATATGTAGAACGACAAAATAGAGTCGAGCAGGagtagaagaggaaaaaaaaaccggggcACAGGAGAACACACGCTACAACCATTTTGATCATCGTTAGTTTTCTTCGGCGATGATGGGGGGGCAACGGGCCCATTAAAAAGATGCATCAGTTCGATACGACAAACTTTGCATTTGctgattgaaatgaaaaatgttacttGTAATAATGATTTTCTTCCGGTGAACGGGCAATACCAATTCTGAACCCATCCAGCCCTAGCAGAACCTTCAGtaaagaagggaagaaaaataaccCGGTCATAAGGCTGCAAAGTTGTCACATTGTTCCATCCGGTTTTATCCGATGCCATGTGTCTGCTGCAAACTGCATTGCATCGGCACACAAAAAGATGCATCTCATTCCACTAATGATGTAGTTCCAAAAAATGGTGCAACCGATCGAGCATCTGAGCACCTGAGCAGAAGCGGTGAGATACggaacgacgacgacgacgatcaaTGCTTTTGTGAAGGATGTTGGTATGTTATCAAAAGACCAAGCCCAACAATTGATGAGCATTGCATTTGAAGATACTCcaaacccaaacacacacacacacaaccagaACTCTCTATTGGTGATTAGGAGAAAATATTGTAACGTGGAATGTCCGGACTCCGGACCCATTAGATGATTGCGTTAAAAGCTTTATGTGGCATTTGAGgagtttttctattttttgtaattagtTTAATGTATATTtacaagtttttttaaatgattttaaatcattactttaATTTTGCCATTACTTTAAAGGTGCCAAagttaaaaaccaaaatttacACGTAATGTTGTAgatgaatctgattcagaatgaatgactctgaatctctattcgcaagattcatgaatcctcattgaTTTGGCACTTGTAGAGCGACGCCGGTCTCTACAAGACAGGATTTGGTATTGTTTCCCAGGCAGACCGTAATCTCCCGTGTACCCAGAGTTGGGTAAATCAATTCATGCCCCATCAGGAAGGCATTCCGTTTGGAACGTGACgcagaggagcacagcgagcacAGCTGgaggagatcggatgcagcttTGGATGAGAGATAATGGAGCCCTAAACCACGTTTCCTGGAAGCGGATTGGACACCTGGCCAAGAAGATGAAGTACAAGAAGCTGGATAGCCGAGAGTTCGGTCAGGATTGGGACTTGACATAGGTCAAATCATAAATACCGAAAATCTACATTACCGAATCATTTAATCTTCATTTCACAGGTCATAGGAAATAGGTCTTATTTCAtctttataataataaaaaattgtctAAGGAAAAATGATTCTAATAACTGTTCcttgaagattcatatgaatgacaaAAGATCAAgaatcatgaaaaaaaaagatcaagaTTAAAGATTTTCCTCAACACATTTTAGTTGAACTCGAAGAGAATCCAGGAAAAAGGCTCCAACTTTGACAGTTtcactccaaaaaaaaggataaagctTTTGGTCTTTGTCTTGAAAAATTCTACGTGTAATGGTATTTATTGAATGTGTAATCCCATCACAGCAGAATGCAGTGCATGGCTGCAAAACCCCTCATTCCATACCATCGCCTTTGTGCTTTCGTGTGATCTCCAAAAGCAAGAATCTGAACGACAACGCCTCTCATCAACACACAATAACAACCATGTATCCGTTGAGCATCCTTACCGTATGCCAGACACCACATTCGATGCACCTTCAAATCGCTgcacatcatcgtcatcatcatcatcagcagcagcagtaccgTTGTAACTGATGCCTGTCGTTTCTCGGTGCCAATAGTTACGCCACATCGGTGACAGCTTAGGCGGGCTTAAAAGCGTCCCATCCAGGCACGTTTCCGGTGACACGTTTCTTCCCGCGAGGCTTACCCGGCCGGTACCGGTCGGCGAGATGATTGTCGTAGCTTTTCTCAATATTGTTCTGTGTGGCGGCGCGTTTGCGAAAGCATCGACATTATTGCTACGAAGCGAGCTGCATGTTGCATCGTTTGATGTTGTCTTCCTTGTCGTACCGGGAACGGACGGGAAGCTTCCCTTAGCCACTGGTGGAGAAAAGTGACAGCCGGATTAATAAATGGTTGCAATTTAAAGGTGCATTGTATATGAGCTTTTCGTTGCTTCCTATAacattgtgtttcattttaatatacttttttGCACATCCACGCTCAATTTGTTTCCGCACCGAAGCATTTAGTAATGGATGTCGATCGATTGGTTGAACCATTTTCGGGAGTTTAACCTAATTATTTTCTTGCATTCCTTTCTCTTGTGtaggaatttatttatttatttaatattaagATCACCCTAACCATGCTTTAGTATTCTTTTGTAACCTTGTAATTAGGCTCCTACAAACGATAGAAATGGATGATAGTGGCGTTACAGCAGTAATGTCCTTTTATacttataattattttaaaatttgttcaatAAAATTCACTGAGTTTTAAAACAAGTCGaatattacatttttgaaCTTCTAGAGATCACtgccatttccttttttttaatattttaagtgtaagttttatttttttttacggaaTACACCTAAATATATATCATTTTTTAACTATGTATATTCTACAATACTATTCCTATTATTCCTATAAAGCAAGGAATTTCTGGTTGCAATGgctgaatgttttttcttcttattcttattcttattgaaaaatatgcaTATTTCTATGCAAGCTTTCACAGCCATTGATCTTTCCTTAGTGGAACTTTatatttgtaattaaaaaaaattaaatttaaaattttctattcTCATCATCAAAGCTTATTGATCTTAGctcaaaaacacaaatcaaacCGATCTTTCTTCTCTAGCAAAAAACGCTTATCATACATTGAAGATACTAACCTGCATCTTCCACGAAGAAGCTGCAGCACAAAACGATCGCCAAAAATGTACCACAGCCCACCATCAAGTACCAAACGATTATTTCGAACGGAAGCAAAAACGGATTCTTTACCGCATCATTCCGCGGCGGATGGCGAAAGATGAAGCAGGGTCTGCAACAATGTTTGTCCCCCGCAAAAACGTAGAAAGCAAGTGAGGGAGAAGATAGGGAAAATTACtcgcaaaaaaaccctcccaacTTACCGCTCAATGAAGGTGCGAGTAGTGTAGCTGACGACGCGATGCCGTTCCTGCCGGAAGTACATAGGTGAACCGCCGAGATCGACCTCCCGGCGGGACAAAGCTCCGATCATACCATCGAACTTACCGTTCCGCAAATATCCCCAACTTTTGGTACGCCGGTTGACGAACCTGCACCAAACGAACGGAAGAAGTCCAGCACCCGGGCGAAGCACAAGTTTGATGACTTTAGTACGGAAGTTTGCAATAATTCCCTACCCTCCAAGCATGGACGGTGGGTGAAAAGTTGCAGtgtgcgaacaaaaaaaaagcggaggTCACCACACCCCAAACTGTCAAACTTCGCTTCGACTCTTGACGCCGAGCGCCACTTTATCAGAGGGCTGGACATCGTCAGCCGTATGCTCGCTCGCTTAACCTAAACCCACTTCATCggcaaacatcatcatcgaaCATATCTGGTCTGGCGCTAGGCGTCATAATAATCATCAATCATGTGTGAAAAGTTAAACCACAAGAGCGCAGCGTCCAAGCTCAACAATCTCACCCCCGTCCTTCCTGCTCCCTTTCTGTACCGGGTTCTTTCCCAACCCTCCCTTAATGAATCGAACTTTAGCCTTCCGTAACAATAGCAAGAACTTACGTAAAGTTGTAGAAATCCTTCAGCATGCTCATCAGCCCATAGTTGTAGCGATGGACGGAATCAAGATGGGTGTTCTGTGGCTTCGTAAGGTACAGCTCGAACGGTTGGTGTGGTTTCTGTGTCACCACGGTCATTATCTTCAGCTTCAGACCGTCCATGTTCCGTCGGCGGACCACGGTCGTTTCGCGCCGTGCTATCAGCAACCCGTCGACCGTAGTATATCTGCCCAGCGgttctattttcaatttaccGCCACTGATGAAACCAGGATTCCTTgggcaaaaataaaaggagaagcaaaaacagaaaccGCACATCACAAAGCACGTTCCAACGGATATGAAAATATGCTTAGGTTATGCTACTATAACTAAGCAATTGTTATATTACCTCGTGACATAAGCAAAAGATGCACACACGTTTTACAAAGAGTGCTGAAGCGAAGAGTAACTTAAGACTTAATCAACTAGGtataggcaaaaaaaacataatttattttcccatctTTTATCAAGTAACTAAAtagtatttttattgcaaaataatgtagcataataaaaatgttgcaacCCAATTAAATGAAACATAGTATAATGCACTACGTTACACAAATATACGAACatcgcttttttttagtataaaaaATTACTTGAGGAGATAGATGAACTATGACTATGTACATATATTATAAAGCAAATATTAAACTACAcaaaattttcccattttgcatTTACATTCGTGACGTCATCTTACATCTTCaaatcttttcaaaaaatacatttacaaTACCCGGGAAGCGGATATGTCGTAGAGAAATCCAAATCAAAATTCAATCctttagaaaagaaaaacaatctcaATTTAAATCTATAAATCTGTTTACAATGTAATGTTGATCTAACTTCtcaaattttagtttttattattattaatttttttttgtaaaagcaGATGTTTGTTTCACCATCCACCCATCCACTTGAAAtacttatttaaaacaaaaaaaatacgtaaaacaaaaaaaacccataaaaaTGCAACTAGCGAATGGTGTAGTTACCATCAATAAATCATTGAAGAAATTTAGATAATTTAAACAGTGTTCTAATTAACAAACTTAAATCCTTTGTATCTCTTCACCAACCCGTGTGCCATTTGTCGCCCTACCCTCATCAACGTTTCCGTAGTGTAGCGGTTATCACGTCTGCTTCACACGCAGAAGGTCCCCGGTTCGAGCCCGGGCGGAAACAcgcgaaatatttttttgttatcaccCTCCAATTCACCACTAATCCCAAAGCACAAtagaccattttttttctgttctaaAATGTTAATTTGCACACATTGATAAAGGCAACGAGGCACGTGAAAAACCAAAGATTATGAtgcagtgtgtgcgtgtgtgtgtgtgcatacgCGTGGAAGAAACAAGCAAAGGTGCTAACCGATAAAGGCAGGCGTGACGTGGGATGCCATCCATTTTGAACCAGTCCGTCCAAAACAGGAACGTATACGTGTGCAACGTCAAACAATGGAAACGGATGATTACCAGAGATCATAGAGTGTGAATCCCCGATAGGATGTATCCGTGGGGCGGGCAACGGTTATTTCTGCATTGATGCTAACGTTCATTGTTGCAAGCAATCCGAAGGTATCGTCGCCCTTGGCATTCGCCCGTCTGTTGACGCTAGCTGTCCGGGCACGGTCATTCTCGGTTCCGTTGGCGAAGGATTGAAGCATTGAGCTGTCCGTTCGGTCGTACAGTACACTATTCTTGACCATAGTCTCGGTAGTTGGGGAACGGGCACTACCTGCGGCCATCTCGCTTTTGCCATCCACGATGCTATTgtaatttttatcaattatcAGCCAATGGAATGATGCATTGAAGAGTTCATATTTCGAAGCCTGCAGCAAGAAGGGCACAACATTAGCAAAAAGGATTCATTTTTAGCATGTTTAAAGTTACCAGATAAATCATTTCTTCGAATattaaaaacagaacagaaataTGGATCAATTTCGATTAGTTTAAAAGCATAAAAGGAGCTGGGATGGAAATTTGACCCTTTCCAATAGTGGTCAAACCATTTTGCACACGTGTGTTTGCCACACAGCCACGTTGCTCATGGTACAATTGTAACGTCCACTTAGTGCAACGGTAACACACATTAACTTCCCCAACGTTAAGCCATACTTCGATGATAGCTGCAAGCACTATTACCGGACCAGCGCTACTCTTTGGCCTTTATCGTAAGAATAAATACACCGGATCGTTTTCCACATTGACCAAAGCATGTGGCGCACATGTTACTCATAGCCGGCGAAATGATACGTTGCGTAGAACCATTACTGTGTGGGGGGGGCGAAggatgcgaaacaaaaaaaaccaagctgCTCTCACCTGTTCCAGGACAATCGGTGCGTTTGCACAGGCCATATCGAGCAGCACAAATTGATGAAATTCGAGCGACCGTCGAAGTGTGCTCGAAAACCGCTCGTGCTCATCCGCCGCTCGGGATGACGAGTGCGACCGTTCGATAGACACCGGCCAGATCCGTACACCGATGGTGGCCAATTGCGATAAAACCTTGTAAATGAGCAATAACTTCTGATCACACCCGAAAACGATGCCCTGCTTTAAGCCTTTATGGTCACGTATAAAGCGAAACACAAATGTAGCAACTGTTTCACTGGAATCGCTGTCCTTAACAGAAGTGCCGTATGCCAATCCTACCACTATTGCCGGTAGGATTACCACTACAAAGCCCCACGGTATCACACGGTTACCCTTCCAATACATTCTACCTTGGTGGCACAGAATCACACAAACGCCCAGCAGCGTGTGCGATTGGGCTTCAATTTATATCCGAACGCCTAACGGGGAAATGTGAGCCAAATTATTCCATCACCAGTCAACTCGTAATCGTTCGACACATCGTGCATGAATGATGAGAATTTCTGCCAGCGATAATAATgcctaaaaaaccaaaccaccgCTAGTGGATGAAATGGGACGGTTTGAATTAACAATTGCTTGGCAGCCATATTTGTGGCATCACAAAATTGATTGTCCTCGGGCAAGCTTTTTGATGGCATCGTGGCCATGTTAGGATGGCCATTGatatgtataaatatataatttacGTTTTACCGTACGGAAATAAGCTTGTCCTGGGAGCGACACTCATTGACAGTGTAATCATTCATTTGGGAAATAATGCTGTTTTCGGCTCGTTGTCAAGTACTGAAAGCGAGCTATTACTACAGgataataaatcatttcataCTTAATAAGTCTTAATAACTTTACGGGgtttctttaatatttttttcccattgTGATATTATTATCGGCATTCTACTAATCTTaaggaaagagaagaaaaaactcaacatACTAAACGGGgggaacaattaaaattttacattgaataatatttttatttacgttaATATCATTTCGGTTTATTAGACGATTTTCTGCCCTAGCGTTAAATCAGATTCATTCGTGGCGGGGGGCGGGGCAGGGAGGGCTTTTCAACCGAGACCAACATTGAAGCGAAATGTTTGTCAAACTGCGTACCTCCTCCACAATAACATGACGCACATGGCCGAAACGCACATGGCACATACCTTACACGCGAGCATAAACCAACTCTTGTGTACCCGCGAACGTTGTGTTAATATAGTACTGTACTGTATTTACGTGTGAACTTGTTGTGAACCAATTGTTCAcgtgcaaaacaaaccaaagatAAACTATAAACTATAACCATTTGCCAACACACCTTTATTCGTTTTCGTAACGACCTCCTGTGTGTATTGTCCTTAGAACGAAATATTGTATAGAAACCGGGAAGAGATTGGAGGGAAAGAGAAAGCAAAATGGCAGCGTGGTGTAACAGAACGAAATCGAATAAACGACAGAGTAGTAACGAAGGGTTTTAGTACATACATACGATTACGCGTTAATTGTTAACCACAATCCTAAAGTTTTCATaatacatgcacacacacacacacataattgATGTGAGAATCCGAAGTGCATCGATGAAGGCTTGTAATAAGCACACTCGACgtttagtattatttttttgtgtgtctgtttcaAGACTTTATCGCGCCTTATCTATAAACCACCGCTGTTAGAACccattccattttgtttgtttgttttgttttcctatttGCCCTAAAGTTTTGCTAAACGTCTGCAAATCAACCACAACGATTCGTGATGCACTTAGTACGTacgtggtggtggtagtagtagtagtgggtAGTGTAGAGTAGCTCAAGTTTCAAGAACACAAGAGGACACCGATCGAGTCTCTTTAGAAGCATATTGGATTTGGAATCgttaagcacacacacacacacatacgacgTAATAGTCTCTCTTCCCCATTctgcttttcatttttcgaaACACGAATCTTCCACCATAACTCTCGATGTATATCATTTTGGGGGGGGTACACTGGATAGATGATGTGTACGGGGATTTGGGGTCCCACaccagtgttttttttttcttttctttatcgcCTATGCCGTCCCAGATAGGCTTTACAGTGAGGACACGTATGATGTACATCCATACATTCGTCAATGCAGCACGGTATTAGGCAGCATCCCAACCAGCAtctaaaataacaaataaagaCATATTACTCATTATTATCTTGCATCTTCATTAGAGTACATAAAGCTTGCAGCTTCTATACTAaaagttttaatgaaaaaaaaataaagctaacCGTTACCGTACCTATTAACTGAATCTACTCTCACATTCAATAAAATGGCTTGCGGATTTTATAAacataatttgaaaaatttaggaagaaaaacgaatattTGCTCTCATTTGTGTTTGAAGGTAATATACCTATTTATACTCTTTCTTCTTGGCATAACGATCCTTCAGGTCATGCCGTTGTtggcttactaaacttatttttaccacgtagctggataggcagtccttgctacggggagatggtccagatgggatttgatagcCGCTCCTGTTACATTTTTCACATAAGCGACCG
The DNA window shown above is from Anopheles funestus chromosome 3RL, idAnoFuneDA-416_04, whole genome shotgun sequence and carries:
- the LOC125767125 gene encoding ionotropic receptor 75a-like; this encodes MYWKGNRVIPWGFVVVILPAIVVGLAYGTSVKDSDSSETVATFVFRFIRDHKGLKQGIVFGCDQKLLLIYKVLSQLATIGVRIWPVSIERSHSSSRAADEHERFSSTLRRSLEFHQFVLLDMACANAPIVLEQVRAAWFFLFRILRPPHTVMVLRNVSFRRNVVPFLLQASKYELFNASFHWLIIDKNYNSIVDGKSEMAAGSARSPTTETMVKNSVLYDRTDSSMLQSFANGTENDRARTASVNRRANAKGDDTFGLLATMNVSINAEITVARPTDTSYRGFTLYDLWNPGFISGGKLKIEPLGRYTTVDGLLIARRETTVVRRRNMDGLKLKIMTVVTQKPHQPFELYLTKPQNTHLDSVHRYNYGLMSMLKDFYNFTFVNRRTKSWGYLRNGKFDGMIGALSRREVDLGGSPMYFRQERHRVVSYTTRTFIERPCFIFRHPPRNDAVKNPFLLPFEIIVWYLMVGCGTFLAIVLCCSFFVEDAVAKGSFPSVPGTTRKTTSNDATCSSLRSNNVDAFANAPPHRTILRKATTIISPTGTGRVSLAGRNVSPETCLDGTLLSPPKLSPMWRNYWHRETTGISYNGTAAADDDDDDDVQRFEGASNVVSGIRATNGAGSSRRRWKICHWLYPVDCRQLVPCAAAAGAAVGSTVHNCHNKTVPANISSTHRSHPGDGNDGAKCNYKAEKVSKSILLFLGGVCQQGLSEIPHLSSGRCTSFFILLFGYLMYQYYSASIVGTLLMEQPKSIKTLRNLIDSRLTLGIEDIPYSRDYFVRTTDADSLELYRTRIDYYEPSTGRNESHFLAAADGLQLVRNGGYAFHVAISAAYRIIRLTFSEREICELSEIDMFPVWSQWMVAIVQKNSPYRDVITYGLRRLNEAGLMQRQRHIWQEPKPKCVRQIAPTDLIVGLDAVVSAFVLLCGGTVLSVCVLFVEVVCHRIERHRHGCCRGLGRNRFVMMTKRHCLVTEGGRNGTELFYVE